The following coding sequences are from one Mytilus trossulus isolate FHL-02 chromosome 8, PNRI_Mtr1.1.1.hap1, whole genome shotgun sequence window:
- the LOC134681576 gene encoding bis(5'-nucleosyl)-tetraphosphatase PrpE [asymmetrical]-like, with the protein MIAILFHLYNVFTKLFEKSTEPRSSMCKLVLPKTQHLILNDENIRNRQIFIIGDVHGCYEELKDLLILANCEADRILPIFVGDIVNKGPHSVKTLRKVRELNAYAVRGNHEEKALMHYFNWRKKNGVIPEKYNWIKDLDDDEIHFLQELPYTIEIPAKDAIIVHGGIVPGVSLENQNLTDFITMTSLQRNGDKLIASPSISLNEAWASLWSGPGHVYFGHDAARGLQQYPYATGLDTGCLYGGFLTGIFVDSKKILQIKAKRVYRTP; encoded by the coding sequence ATGATAGCCATTCTGTTTCATTTATACAATGTTTTCACTAAACTATTCGAAAAATCAACGGAGCCTAGATCAAGCATGTGTAAACTTGTACTCCCGAAAACACAACATCTTATCTTGAATGATGAGAACATACGAAATcgacaaatatttataattggtgaTGTTCATGGATGCTATGAGGAACTCAAAGATCTCTTGATTCTAGCAAACTGCGAGGCAGACCGAATTCTACCAATATTCGTTGGTGATATTGTTAACAAAGGGCCACATAGTGTAAAGACATTAAGAAAAGTTCGTGAACTGAATGCGTATGCCGTAAGGGGCAATCATGAGGAAAAGGCTCTTATGCATTATTTCAACTGGCGTAAAAAGAATGGTGTCATTCCGGAAAAGTACAATTGGATAAAAGACTTGGATGACGATGAAATACATTTCTTACAAGAATTGCCATATACTATAGAAATTCCAGCAAAAGATGCTATAATTGTACACGGAGGAATAGTACCAGGGGTGTCTTTGGAAAACCAGAATTTAACAGATTTTATTACAATGACGAGTTTACAAAGGAACGGTGATAAATTAATCGCTTCACCCAGTATATCGTTAAATGAAGCATGGGCCTCACTATGGTCTGGACCGGGTCACGTGTACTTTGGACATGACGCTGCGCGTGGTCTACAGCAATATCCGTATGCCACGGGACTAGATACTGGATGTTTATATGGCGGTTTTCTAACTGGTATATTTGTTGACAGTAAaaagattttacaaattaaagcaAAGCGAGTATACCGAACACCTTAA